The following are from one region of the Geothermobacter ehrlichii genome:
- a CDS encoding LPS-assembly lipoprotein LptE translates to MRPSRSFLLGTLLLAGLLLVAGCGYRLAGQGTSLPGGVKSLYIASFANKTAEPFLDTAISNALSRRFNRSRNLRVVAEENQAEAVLSGAVVGYSSRPLSYDRQDRVREYRSKMKVEGRLTSVSDGRILWQGSVGWQEDYAASDNLALQEDRERAAVEVLVERLADELYYRLMDDF, encoded by the coding sequence ATGCGTCCTTCCCGGTCCTTCCTTCTCGGGACTCTGTTGCTTGCCGGCCTGCTTCTGGTTGCCGGCTGCGGTTACCGCCTGGCCGGGCAGGGCACTTCCCTGCCCGGCGGCGTCAAGTCTCTCTACATCGCTTCCTTCGCCAACAAGACCGCCGAACCTTTCCTCGACACCGCCATCTCCAATGCCCTGAGCCGGCGCTTCAATCGCAGTCGCAACCTGCGTGTGGTGGCCGAAGAGAACCAGGCCGAAGCGGTCCTTTCCGGGGCGGTAGTCGGTTATTCGAGTCGGCCGCTTTCCTACGACCGGCAGGACCGGGTTCGGGAATACAGGTCGAAAATGAAGGTCGAGGGCCGGCTGACGAGTGTTTCCGACGGTCGCATCCTCTGGCAGGGATCGGTCGGCTGGCAGGAAGACTATGCCGCCAGCGACAATCTCGCCCTGCAGGAGGATCGTGAGCGGGCGGCTGTCGAAGTCCTTGTCGAACGGCTGGCGGACGAACTCTACTACCGGCTGATGGACGATTTCTAG
- the holA gene encoding DNA polymerase III subunit delta — protein MKPAELRQQILADRIPPLICLYGEEHYHRDQLLDLILAKVVPPEARDFNLDIFHGKQVGGRQLLEQLQTLPVFAPRRLVVVREFDALPASESEMLIPCLKNPVPENVFVIVADKIDKRRRFFQEFGKKGVLVEFRPLYANQIPAFVRELVASQGWRLTPEALELFCRRVGTNLQEIEGELEKLRTFIGDRNSADVDDVRTVVTDIHEESVFDLANAVGRGRTGEAIHLLGRLLEDGLAPVLILTMLVRHYRQLWKTSLLLERGVRRNALAGELKIKPFFVDGLVAQARQFDPGRFPHFFELFLKTDLLLKTGGGNPRTILEQLIMRLAAS, from the coding sequence GTGAAACCGGCTGAACTCAGGCAGCAGATTCTGGCCGACAGGATCCCGCCGCTGATCTGTCTGTATGGCGAGGAGCACTACCATCGCGATCAGCTGCTCGACCTGATTCTGGCAAAGGTTGTTCCGCCCGAGGCTCGCGATTTCAACCTGGATATCTTTCACGGCAAGCAGGTCGGCGGCCGGCAGTTGCTGGAACAGCTGCAGACCCTGCCGGTCTTTGCCCCCAGGCGTCTGGTCGTCGTCCGGGAATTCGACGCCCTGCCCGCATCGGAAAGCGAAATGCTCATCCCATGTCTGAAAAATCCGGTTCCCGAGAACGTTTTCGTCATTGTCGCCGACAAGATCGACAAGCGCCGGCGATTTTTTCAGGAATTCGGCAAAAAGGGGGTGCTGGTCGAATTCCGTCCCCTCTATGCCAACCAGATTCCCGCTTTTGTCAGGGAGCTGGTCGCCAGCCAGGGCTGGCGACTGACGCCGGAGGCCCTGGAGCTGTTCTGCCGGCGGGTCGGCACCAACCTGCAGGAGATCGAGGGCGAACTGGAGAAGCTGCGGACCTTCATCGGCGACCGCAACAGTGCCGATGTCGACGACGTGCGCACGGTCGTCACCGATATCCATGAAGAGAGCGTGTTCGATCTGGCCAACGCGGTCGGTCGCGGACGGACAGGGGAGGCGATTCATCTGCTGGGCCGGCTTCTGGAGGATGGACTGGCCCCGGTATTGATCCTGACGATGCTGGTCCGCCATTACCGCCAGCTGTGGAAGACGAGCCTGCTGCTCGAAAGAGGCGTGCGGCGCAACGCGCTGGCCGGCGAGCTGAAGATCAAGCCCTTTTTTGTGGATGGACTGGTGGCGCAGGCGCGGCAGTTCGATCCGGGCCGGTTCCCGCATTTTTTCGAGCTGTTTCTGAAGACGGATCTGCTGCTGAAGACAGGAGGCGGTAATCCGCGAACGATTCTCGAACAGCTGATCATGCGGCTTGCCGCATCCTGA
- the rpsT gene encoding 30S ribosomal protein S20 has protein sequence MANHKSAEKRYRQNKLRNARNTHIRSTMRTYVKQVRQAVAAGDKEAAAATMARAVPYIDKAASKGVIHKATASRKISRLTKLVNALD, from the coding sequence TTGGCCAACCACAAGTCCGCTGAAAAACGCTATCGCCAGAACAAACTGCGCAACGCGCGCAACACCCACATCCGCTCGACCATGCGCACTTATGTCAAGCAGGTTCGCCAGGCTGTCGCGGCCGGTGACAAGGAAGCGGCGGCGGCAACCATGGCCAGGGCCGTCCCCTATATCGACAAGGCGGCCTCCAAGGGAGTAATTCACAAGGCAACCGCCAGCCGCAAGATCTCCCGCCTGACCAAACTGGTCAACGCGCTCGACTGA
- the murJ gene encoding murein biosynthesis integral membrane protein MurJ — MSERREITRSTSILGFATGLSRIGGLVRDMVVAWFFGAGFATDAFFVAFTIPNLLRRFFAEGSLTAAFVPVFTEICQLRGEDEARRVANICWTLLTLVMVAVTAIGILSSPLLVRSIGFGFGAVEGKLALTDGLNRLMFPYIFFASLLALATGILNVRGHFFVPALSPLMLNLSMILSAVALSAVFDPPIYALAAGVLLGGLLQLLMQFPVLARHGFLPKPDFAFADLTVRRIAGLMVPGIFGVAIYQINVILTRLLASFLPQGSVSYLYYGQRLFEFPQGVFIVSLAQAVLPSMSRQAAAQDLEELRHSLDFALSLMLLVILPATVGLLLCAEPVYALFFMRGSFDATDVRQTALALAAYAPGLLFVGFSRILAPTFYALKDTRTPVRVSFWTLLVNAGLGLLLMVPLRHVGLALALSLASMFNAAFLWWRLKRKLPGLGAKRLGLLALRLLLPVTVMALTVALMLRRIDWLQGGQMLTKTALLAAAVVAGTVVYGLACLLFRVPEVAEAWRLVRRKFGGGRDGGSGSQ, encoded by the coding sequence ATGTCCGAACGTCGTGAAATAACCCGGTCGACATCGATTCTCGGCTTCGCCACCGGCCTGAGCCGTATCGGCGGGCTGGTTCGCGACATGGTCGTGGCCTGGTTTTTCGGCGCCGGATTCGCCACTGACGCCTTTTTCGTCGCGTTTACCATCCCTAATCTGTTGCGTCGTTTCTTTGCCGAGGGCTCGCTGACGGCGGCGTTCGTCCCCGTTTTCACCGAAATCTGCCAGCTGCGGGGCGAGGACGAGGCGAGGCGGGTGGCCAACATCTGCTGGACCCTGCTGACGTTGGTGATGGTCGCCGTGACTGCCATCGGCATCCTTTCTTCTCCGCTGCTGGTGCGGAGCATCGGTTTCGGATTCGGGGCTGTCGAGGGGAAGCTGGCTCTGACCGACGGGCTGAACCGTCTCATGTTTCCCTACATCTTCTTTGCCAGCCTTCTGGCGCTGGCGACCGGCATCCTCAATGTCAGAGGACATTTTTTCGTGCCGGCGCTGTCGCCACTGATGCTCAACCTGTCGATGATCCTTTCGGCCGTCGCCCTTTCGGCCGTCTTCGATCCCCCCATCTACGCCCTGGCCGCCGGTGTTCTGCTCGGTGGCCTGTTGCAGCTTCTGATGCAGTTTCCGGTGCTGGCCCGGCACGGGTTCCTGCCGAAGCCGGACTTCGCCTTTGCTGATCTCACCGTGCGGCGCATCGCAGGCCTGATGGTGCCAGGCATCTTCGGGGTCGCCATCTATCAGATCAACGTCATTCTCACCCGCCTGCTCGCGTCTTTCCTGCCGCAGGGGAGTGTCAGCTATCTCTACTATGGCCAGCGCCTGTTTGAGTTTCCGCAGGGCGTCTTCATCGTCTCCCTGGCGCAGGCGGTGCTGCCGAGCATGAGCCGGCAGGCGGCGGCGCAGGATCTGGAGGAATTGCGCCATTCGCTCGATTTCGCCTTGTCCCTGATGCTGCTGGTCATTCTGCCGGCGACCGTCGGTCTGCTGCTGTGCGCCGAACCGGTCTATGCCCTCTTTTTCATGCGCGGTTCGTTCGACGCAACCGATGTCCGGCAGACGGCACTGGCGCTGGCCGCCTACGCGCCGGGACTGCTTTTCGTCGGGTTCAGCCGCATTCTGGCGCCGACGTTCTATGCCCTCAAGGATACCCGCACACCGGTTCGGGTCTCCTTCTGGACTCTGCTGGTCAACGCGGGGCTGGGATTGCTGCTCATGGTGCCCCTGCGGCATGTCGGCCTGGCGCTTGCCCTGAGTCTGGCGAGCATGTTCAACGCCGCCTTTCTCTGGTGGCGGCTGAAGCGGAAGCTGCCTGGACTGGGAGCGAAGAGGCTCGGCCTGCTGGCGCTTCGGCTTCTGTTGCCGGTGACGGTCATGGCGCTGACCGTGGCGCTGATGCTACGGCGGATCGACTGGCTGCAGGGCGGGCAGATGCTGACGAAAACAGCCCTGCTGGCCGCTGCCGTCGTGGCCGGTACCGTCGTTTACGGCCTGGCCTGTCTGCTGTTCAGGGTTCCCGAGGTTGCCGAGGCCTGGCGTCTGGTTCGGAGAAAATTCGGCGGAGGAAGAGATGGCGGATCTGGCTCACAGTGA
- a CDS encoding methylated-DNA--[protein]-cysteine S-methyltransferase: protein MADLAHSESCAVPCGHLALVAERDLLVQVVFCPDRAAVEAVLAKEFPGAVQAETPLLRQGRRQMEDWFAGRLTEFTLPLAWHRVSGFALRCLRELAKVPYGEVISYGELAQRAGSPRGARAVGGVMAGNPWPIVIPCHRVLAAGGGYGGYSGGYGLESKRWLLSFEASVKARSAAAPRS, encoded by the coding sequence ATGGCGGATCTGGCTCACAGTGAAAGCTGTGCCGTCCCCTGTGGACACCTGGCGCTGGTCGCCGAGCGGGACTTGTTGGTGCAGGTGGTCTTCTGCCCGGACCGGGCGGCGGTCGAAGCGGTGCTCGCCAAGGAATTTCCAGGGGCCGTGCAGGCTGAAACGCCGCTGCTACGCCAGGGAAGGCGGCAGATGGAGGACTGGTTTGCCGGTCGACTTACGGAATTCACTCTGCCCCTTGCCTGGCACAGGGTGTCGGGGTTTGCCCTGCGCTGCCTGAGGGAGCTGGCGAAGGTACCTTATGGCGAGGTGATCAGCTATGGCGAGCTGGCGCAGAGGGCCGGCTCGCCCCGTGGTGCCCGCGCTGTCGGCGGGGTCATGGCGGGCAATCCCTGGCCCATCGTCATCCCCTGCCACCGGGTGCTTGCCGCCGGTGGCGGTTATGGCGGCTACAGCGGCGGTTACGGTCTGGAAAGCAAGCGCTGGCTGCTGAGCTTTGAGGCTAGTGTAAAAGCCCGATCTGCCGCAGCGCCTCGTAGCTGA
- a CDS encoding tRNA (cytidine(34)-2'-O)-methyltransferase — protein sequence MNNPPLHIVLIEPEIPPNTGNIARLCAATGIALHLVEPLGFSLDDRHLKRAGLDYWPAVNLNVWPCFEELCRAHPGARFWFASKKAERCYTKADFAIGDFLVFGKETLGLPDELLAAHSERTLRIPIPTGKVRSLNLSTAVGIVSYEALRQIGLLH from the coding sequence ATGAACAATCCGCCGCTGCACATCGTTCTGATCGAACCCGAAATTCCGCCCAACACCGGCAACATCGCCCGCCTGTGCGCCGCCACCGGCATCGCCCTTCACCTGGTCGAACCGCTCGGCTTTTCCCTCGACGACAGGCACCTCAAACGGGCGGGGCTCGACTACTGGCCGGCGGTCAACCTCAACGTCTGGCCATGCTTCGAAGAGCTGTGCCGCGCCCATCCCGGGGCTCGGTTCTGGTTTGCCTCGAAAAAGGCCGAACGCTGCTACACGAAGGCCGACTTCGCCATCGGTGATTTTCTGGTCTTCGGCAAGGAAACCCTGGGGTTGCCGGACGAGCTGCTCGCCGCCCACAGCGAACGAACCCTGCGCATCCCCATCCCGACGGGAAAAGTCCGCAGCCTCAATCTGTCGACGGCCGTCGGCATCGTCAGCTACGAGGCGCTGCGGCAGATCGGGCTTTTACACTAG
- a CDS encoding c-type cytochrome: MFKHLISWLMTAGLLLVLAACGGGGSSTSSGTTGLTASTSGIAVDPYIVGAVFEEIADDGVTVLQRASTPSDEQGRFSFARPLTAGSIVRIKVSQRGNHGLTPYTGMVKARVPQGANGDLVVSPLTTLVANGASEDEVVQLCRNAGIAITANQINDDPMAPLAGTGSVSDTQLALLQASMTVNAVLEAKNNFDLTPADLTTGTDQSLVTEMADAIRTMLNARQIDQLASSLASDPNLTGPVLLDDIILAMVEQTHTLVNQAKTGMQNGGIQPGDLTGQMQTVMNQLPQTVKDIAMQRQGGGMQPDGAALYASNCAACHGSLASTGKPGRTASQIQSAIDGNIGGMGYLSTLTAAEVQAIADSLQTGIGGNSGGGDNAGSGTTQPDGATLYASNCAACHGNLASTGKPGRTASQIQSAIDGNIGGMGYLSTLTAAEVQAIADALPAGSGGNAGGGNSNTPPDGIALYNSECAGCHGNLANSSKAGRTASQIQSAIDGNVGGMGYLSTLTAAEVQAIADALPAGSGGNTGGGNGGGTTQPDGATLYANNCASCHGSLASSSKAGRTASQIQSAIDGNIGGMGYLSTLTAAEVQAIADALPAGSGGNTGGNYSDCTACHGQPPNGNTSPNTAGAHAAHKALPGVGTDCAVCHTGANHNGQVDLGFPAAYDAQGGVATDNLNGTCSNIICHGGRTTPDWWSGSINVDSQCTSCHAAGTSQYNSYNSGKHTKHISKGYACTDCHNTAKMGNHFGDLTTPAFETDPAATIGGGSTRVGSYDGKNCSNIQCHGGKSW; the protein is encoded by the coding sequence ATGTTCAAACACCTGATCAGCTGGCTGATGACAGCCGGGCTGCTGCTCGTTCTGGCAGCCTGCGGCGGTGGCGGCAGTTCGACGTCCTCGGGCACGACCGGCCTGACGGCATCGACCAGCGGCATCGCTGTCGATCCCTACATCGTCGGCGCCGTCTTCGAAGAAATCGCCGACGACGGCGTAACGGTTCTGCAACGCGCTTCCACGCCTTCCGACGAACAGGGCCGCTTCTCCTTCGCACGTCCCCTGACCGCAGGCTCGATCGTGCGTATCAAGGTCTCGCAACGCGGCAACCACGGCCTGACGCCCTACACCGGGATGGTCAAGGCCAGAGTCCCTCAGGGGGCCAACGGCGACCTGGTCGTCTCACCCCTGACCACCCTGGTGGCCAACGGTGCCAGCGAAGACGAGGTGGTCCAGCTCTGCCGGAATGCCGGCATCGCCATCACGGCGAACCAGATCAACGACGATCCCATGGCTCCCCTTGCCGGTACCGGCAGCGTCAGCGACACCCAGCTCGCCCTGCTGCAGGCCAGCATGACGGTCAATGCCGTGCTGGAAGCGAAAAACAACTTTGATCTGACTCCGGCCGACCTGACGACCGGCACCGACCAGAGCCTGGTCACGGAGATGGCCGATGCCATCAGGACCATGCTCAATGCCCGGCAAATCGACCAGCTGGCTTCTTCTCTCGCCAGCGACCCCAACCTGACCGGCCCGGTTCTCCTCGACGACATCATCCTGGCCATGGTCGAGCAGACCCATACTCTGGTGAACCAGGCCAAAACGGGCATGCAGAACGGCGGCATTCAGCCAGGCGATCTGACCGGCCAGATGCAGACGGTCATGAACCAGTTGCCGCAAACCGTCAAAGACATTGCCATGCAGAGGCAGGGCGGCGGCATGCAGCCAGACGGTGCGGCTCTCTACGCCAGCAACTGCGCCGCCTGTCACGGCAGCCTGGCCAGCACCGGCAAGCCCGGAAGAACCGCCAGCCAGATCCAGAGCGCCATCGACGGCAATATCGGCGGCATGGGCTACCTGAGCACCCTGACCGCGGCCGAGGTGCAGGCGATCGCCGACAGCCTGCAGACAGGCATCGGCGGTAATTCCGGCGGCGGGGACAATGCCGGCAGCGGCACAACCCAGCCGGACGGCGCCACCCTCTACGCCAGCAACTGCGCCGCCTGTCACGGCAACCTGGCCAGCACCGGCAAGCCCGGAAGAACCGCCAGCCAGATCCAGAGCGCCATCGACGGCAATATCGGCGGCATGGGCTACCTGAGCACCCTGACCGCGGCCGAGGTGCAGGCAATCGCTGACGCCCTGCCCGCCGGCTCGGGTGGCAACGCCGGCGGTGGAAACAGCAACACGCCACCGGATGGAATCGCTCTTTACAACAGTGAATGCGCCGGCTGCCACGGCAATCTGGCCAACAGCAGCAAGGCGGGACGTACCGCCAGCCAGATCCAGAGCGCCATCGACGGCAACGTCGGCGGCATGGGCTACCTGAGCACCCTGACCGCGGCCGAGGTGCAGGCGATCGCCGATGCCCTGCCCGCCGGCTCGGGTGGCAACACCGGCGGCGGAAACGGTGGCGGCACAACCCAGCCGGACGGCGCCACTCTCTACGCCAACAACTGCGCCTCCTGCCACGGCAGCCTGGCCAGCAGCAGCAAGGCGGGACGTACCGCCAGCCAGATCCAGAGCGCCATCGATGGCAATATCGGCGGCATGGGCTACCTGAGCACCCTGACCGCGGCCGAGGTGCAGGCGATCGCCGATGCCCTGCCCGCCGGCTCGGGTGGCAACACCGGCGGCAACTACAGTGATTGCACCGCCTGCCACGGCCAGCCGCCGAACGGCAACACGTCCCCGAACACCGCCGGCGCCCATGCGGCCCACAAGGCCCTGCCGGGCGTGGGGACGGACTGTGCCGTCTGTCATACCGGCGCCAATCACAACGGCCAGGTCGACCTCGGCTTCCCCGCCGCCTACGACGCCCAGGGGGGAGTCGCCACCGACAACCTGAACGGAACCTGCAGCAACATCATCTGCCATGGCGGCAGGACGACGCCCGACTGGTGGAGCGGCAGCATCAACGTTGACAGCCAGTGCACGAGCTGCCACGCTGCCGGCACCAGCCAGTACAACAGCTACAACTCGGGCAAGCACACCAAGCACATCAGCAAGGGCTACGCCTGCACCGATTGCCACAACACAGCCAAGATGGGCAATCACTTCGGCGACCTGACCACGCCGGCCTTCGAAACCGACCCCGCCGCCACTATCGGTGGCGGCTCGACCCGGGTTGGCAGCTATGACGGCAAAAACTGCAGCAACATCCAGTGCCACGGCGGCAAAAGCTGGTAG
- a CDS encoding type I restriction enzyme HsdR N-terminal domain-containing protein, translating to MATIPRKTCDRFVKELGKYQTAIQSAKDREINEADTISIIKDILADIFGFDKCAEITSEFANYNTYCDLAVKIDGKIQYLIEAKAAGLNLKENHLWQTVHYGAAEGIRWVVLTNGHLWEIYKISFVRPAKANLVCSIDLLELTPCAKKDQEKLFLLCREGVRKGAMDKFVERAQSVNCFVVAAIVTSAPVTNVIRRELKKLTPALKIDTVEIEDILRSEVIRKYVLESDEAKKASSKIKKGLAKANKNQSQKETENPWPAQGELILLLYNEYSAGTTDPYGGD from the coding sequence GTGGCAACGATACCGAGAAAAACGTGCGACAGATTTGTCAAGGAACTTGGAAAATATCAGACGGCCATCCAATCTGCTAAAGACCGAGAAATCAACGAAGCCGATACTATCTCGATCATAAAAGACATTCTGGCCGACATTTTCGGCTTTGACAAATGCGCTGAAATCACCAGCGAGTTCGCCAACTACAACACCTATTGCGACCTTGCCGTCAAGATCGATGGAAAGATCCAATACCTCATTGAGGCAAAAGCCGCAGGGCTCAATCTCAAAGAAAATCATCTTTGGCAGACCGTACATTACGGGGCTGCCGAGGGTATTCGGTGGGTCGTCCTTACCAACGGCCACCTCTGGGAAATCTACAAAATTAGCTTCGTACGACCAGCCAAGGCAAACCTGGTCTGCTCCATCGATCTGCTCGAATTGACACCTTGCGCAAAAAAAGACCAGGAAAAGCTGTTTTTGCTGTGCCGTGAGGGGGTCAGAAAGGGGGCGATGGATAAGTTTGTTGAGCGCGCCCAAAGTGTGAACTGTTTTGTGGTCGCTGCCATCGTCACTAGCGCTCCGGTCACGAACGTCATCAGGCGTGAGTTGAAAAAACTGACCCCTGCTCTCAAGATTGACACTGTCGAGATCGAAGATATTCTGCGCTCAGAAGTCATAAGAAAATATGTCCTCGAGAGCGACGAGGCCAAAAAAGCATCAAGCAAAATCAAAAAGGGCTTGGCCAAAGCAAATAAAAATCAGAGTCAAAAGGAGACGGAGAACCCATGGCCTGCTCAGGGCGAGCTGATTCTGTTGCTTTACAACGAGTATTCCGCCGGTACTACAGATCCCTATGGAGGGGATTAG
- a CDS encoding Rqc2 family fibronectin-binding protein — MDDLQIEAMLHELSPLAGCAVGKIHQPADDLVVMRLWTGGRNLRLLLALGQNPKLHLSERTFANPFHPPGFCRLLRARIARIQGFARAGRERIVRIDCAGPKGDVRLYCELFGPVGNLVLADAEDRIIDALKRQRKGTENRLLLPGRPYHLPNARQMISLFERLPEIPASCRDADSFRNWLTTTLWPMSGAQAAVMAAEVEAGQTAQEVLETFRRQLLAGQFHPVRMMADGRERIVVLPPAAKRDKKARSLSHLLDEKSSPPNGTEPVEDARREIDRALRKQEKKLRRRLVRIEAEKIQKEGHVLVRQQGELLLAQLHRVKKGMTSVRLTDYYRQPPGPVAIPLDPSLTPQQNAEKYFRLARKYQLSLEHIERRQRETLDELDWLEEIRLYFEQAATPADLTEIRAELLAAGLLAASCREPASRRRPTGTPALNRAKTPSGFTLLWGRSSRGNDALTTRIAAPHDFWFHAKGVPGCHLVLRRDSRDIDVPKADLEYAAAVAAGWSRARDEKSVEVMCALTRDIGKTKGARPGQVTVRRFRTLRVSPLRLQPEATTLEND; from the coding sequence ATGGATGACCTGCAGATAGAAGCGATGCTTCACGAATTGAGCCCCCTCGCCGGTTGCGCGGTCGGAAAGATTCACCAGCCCGCCGATGACCTGGTGGTGATGCGGCTGTGGACCGGCGGGCGGAACCTGCGCCTGTTGCTGGCCCTCGGGCAAAATCCGAAGCTGCACCTGAGCGAGCGCACCTTCGCCAATCCCTTTCATCCTCCCGGCTTCTGCCGGCTGTTGCGGGCACGAATCGCCCGCATCCAGGGTTTCGCCCGCGCGGGGCGGGAACGGATCGTTCGTATCGACTGTGCCGGTCCCAAAGGCGATGTCCGGCTCTATTGCGAACTGTTCGGCCCGGTCGGCAACCTGGTTCTGGCCGATGCCGAAGACCGCATCATCGATGCCCTCAAACGGCAGCGAAAAGGCACGGAGAACCGCCTGTTGCTGCCCGGCCGTCCCTATCACCTGCCCAATGCGCGGCAGATGATCTCCCTTTTCGAACGTTTGCCGGAAATTCCCGCTTCGTGCCGTGATGCCGACAGCTTCCGGAACTGGCTGACAACGACGCTCTGGCCCATGTCCGGCGCACAGGCGGCGGTGATGGCCGCGGAAGTCGAGGCCGGCCAAACTGCACAGGAGGTGCTCGAAACCTTTCGCCGGCAACTGCTGGCAGGGCAGTTCCACCCGGTGCGCATGATGGCCGACGGCCGCGAGCGTATCGTCGTTCTGCCGCCTGCGGCCAAACGCGACAAGAAAGCCCGCTCACTGTCGCACCTGCTCGATGAAAAGAGTTCCCCCCCGAACGGTACGGAACCGGTCGAGGATGCCCGACGCGAAATCGACCGGGCGTTGCGCAAACAGGAAAAGAAGTTGCGTCGTCGGCTGGTCAGAATCGAGGCGGAAAAAATTCAGAAAGAAGGTCACGTGCTTGTCCGCCAGCAGGGGGAACTGCTCCTTGCCCAGCTGCACCGGGTGAAAAAGGGGATGACCTCGGTGCGGCTTACCGATTACTACCGACAACCGCCGGGACCGGTCGCCATTCCTCTCGACCCCTCCCTGACGCCGCAGCAGAACGCCGAAAAGTACTTCCGGCTCGCCCGCAAGTACCAGTTGAGTCTCGAACACATTGAACGCCGGCAAAGGGAAACCCTCGACGAACTGGACTGGCTGGAAGAAATCCGGCTTTATTTCGAGCAGGCCGCGACACCGGCGGATCTGACCGAAATCCGGGCGGAGCTGCTGGCGGCGGGACTGCTGGCAGCAAGTTGCCGGGAACCCGCCTCCCGCAGGCGTCCCACTGGCACCCCGGCGCTGAACCGGGCGAAAACGCCTTCCGGCTTCACCCTGCTCTGGGGGCGCAGCAGCCGCGGCAACGACGCCCTGACCACCCGGATCGCCGCACCGCACGACTTCTGGTTCCACGCCAAGGGAGTACCGGGCTGTCACCTGGTGCTGCGGCGGGACAGCCGCGACATCGACGTGCCAAAGGCCGATCTCGAGTATGCCGCCGCCGTCGCCGCCGGCTGGTCGCGGGCCCGGGACGAAAAATCCGTCGAGGTCATGTGCGCCCTGACACGCGATATCGGCAAGACAAAAGGAGCCCGACCGGGACAGGTGACAGTGCGCCGTTTTCGGACTTTGCGGGTGTCTCCCCTGCGGCTTCAGCCCGAGGCGACAACCCTTGAAAATGACTGA
- a CDS encoding homocysteine synthase: MSEETSYRLGTKALHAGQVPDPTTNARAVPIYQTTSYTFDSSEHAANLFALKEMGNIYTRLMNPTTDVLEKRLAELDGGVGALAVASGSAAITLAILNLAKAGDNIVSSSYLYGGTYNLFHHTFARMGIEVKFVDTSNLAEVAAAIDDNTKAIYTESIGNPKNNVDDFEALARIAHDNGLPFIVDNTVTTPVLFRPIDHGADIVCYSLTKFIGGHGTSIGGAVVDSGRFDWSSGRFPEYTTPDPSYHGLVFHEALGELAYILKMRLTLLRDMGPCLSPFNAFQFLQGLETLHVRMPRHCENALAVAKFLEGHPCVSWVNYPGLENHPDYERARKYLPKGQGAILGFGIKGGAEAGAKFIDNVKLASHLANIGDAKTLVIHPATTTHQQLSAEEQLAAGVTPDFVRVSVGIEDIEDIIADLDQALKASQG, translated from the coding sequence ATGTCAGAAGAAACCAGCTACAGACTCGGCACCAAGGCCCTGCACGCCGGACAGGTCCCCGATCCGACCACCAACGCCCGCGCCGTGCCCATCTACCAGACGACTTCATACACCTTCGATTCGTCGGAACACGCCGCCAACCTCTTCGCCCTGAAGGAAATGGGCAACATCTACACCCGGCTGATGAACCCGACCACGGACGTACTCGAAAAACGCCTGGCCGAACTCGACGGCGGCGTGGGAGCCCTGGCCGTCGCCTCCGGCTCGGCCGCCATCACCCTGGCCATTCTCAACCTGGCCAAGGCGGGCGACAATATCGTCTCCAGCAGCTATCTCTATGGCGGCACCTACAATCTGTTCCACCACACCTTCGCCCGGATGGGGATCGAGGTCAAGTTCGTCGACACCTCCAACCTGGCCGAGGTTGCCGCCGCCATCGACGACAACACCAAGGCGATCTATACCGAATCGATCGGCAATCCGAAGAACAACGTCGACGATTTCGAGGCTCTGGCCCGTATCGCCCACGACAACGGCCTGCCTTTCATCGTCGACAACACGGTCACCACGCCGGTCCTGTTCCGGCCGATCGACCACGGCGCCGACATCGTCTGCTATTCGCTGACCAAGTTCATTGGCGGCCACGGCACCAGCATCGGCGGCGCGGTGGTTGACAGCGGCAGGTTCGACTGGTCGAGCGGCCGCTTCCCCGAATACACCACGCCCGACCCGAGCTACCACGGGCTGGTTTTTCACGAGGCCCTGGGCGAGCTCGCCTACATCCTGAAGATGCGCCTTACCCTGTTGCGCGACATGGGCCCCTGCCTTTCCCCGTTCAACGCCTTCCAGTTCCTCCAGGGGCTGGAAACCCTGCATGTGCGCATGCCGCGCCATTGCGAAAACGCCCTGGCGGTGGCGAAGTTCCTCGAAGGGCATCCCTGCGTCAGCTGGGTCAACTATCCCGGTCTCGAAAACCATCCCGACTACGAGCGGGCCCGCAAGTACCTGCCCAAAGGGCAGGGCGCCATCCTCGGCTTCGGCATCAAGGGCGGCGCCGAAGCGGGCGCAAAGTTCATCGACAACGTCAAGCTGGCCAGCCACCTGGCCAATATCGGCGACGCCAAGACCCTGGTCATCCATCCGGCGACCACCACGCATCAGCAGCTCTCGGCCGAAGAGCAGCTGGCTGCCGGTGTCACTCCCGACTTCGTCAGGGTTTCGGTCGGCATCGAGGATATCGAGGACATCATCGCCGATCTCGACCAGGCTCTCAAGGCCAGCCAGGGGTGA